Proteins from a genomic interval of Zingiber officinale cultivar Zhangliang chromosome 2A, Zo_v1.1, whole genome shotgun sequence:
- the LOC122041918 gene encoding probable cytokinin riboside 5'-monophosphate phosphoribohydrolase LOG6: MLQSSLTQAAGWSSRQQQIEIGEAMEACQENAPGAESVRRFQRICVFCGSRSGNRTCFSEAALDLGKKMVERKIDLVYGGGSVGLMGLISKTVSDGGRNVLGVIPPAIFPNELLGETIGEVRTVEDMHERKSEMAKHADAFIALPGGYGTMEELLEVIAWFQLGFHDKPVGILNVDGYYDSLLSLFENAVAHGFIEESARRIVVSAESAEELIRKMEADMGERVRVKDASKKRKRNN; encoded by the exons ATGCTGCAATCATCTCTAACACAAGCTGCGGGTTGGTCGAGCAGACAACAACAGATCGAAATAGGGGAG GCGATGGAAGCATGCCAAGAGAATGCACCCGGAGCAGAAAGCGTAAGGAGGTTTCAGAGGATTTGTGTTTTCTGCGGGAGCAGGTCAGGAAACAGGACTTGTTTCAGCGAAGCAGCTCTCGATCTTGGCAAGAAAATG GTAGAGCGGAAGATAGACCTCGTGTATGGCGGTGGAAGCGTCGGCCTTATGGGTTTGATATCCAAAACTGTCTCTGACGGTGGCCGCAACGTTCTTGG AGTCATTCCTCCGGCCATCTTCCCAAACGAG CTGTTAGGAGAAACCATCGGCGAGGTGAGAACCGTCGAGGACATGCACGAGAGGAAATCAGAAATGGCAAAACATGCCGACGCATTCATTGCCCTCCCAG GAGGGTACGGAACCATGGAGGAACTCCTCGAGGTCATTGCTTGGTTTCAGCTCGGATTCCATGACAAACCA GTGGGGATCCTGAACGTGGACGGGTACTACGACAGCTTGCTCTCACTGTTCGAGAACGCAGTGGCGCATGGGTTCATAGAGGAGTCAGCCAGGCGCATTGTGGTGTCAGCAGAGAGTGCAGAAGAGCTGATCAGGAAGATGGAGGCGGATATGGGTGAAAGGGTGAGGGTGAAGGACGCAAGCAAGAAGAGGAAAAGGAACAATTAA